The Bacteroidota bacterium genome includes a region encoding these proteins:
- a CDS encoding biopolymer transporter ExbD, with product MSDIQTPEKGSHSKHGKGKVRSKKMSTRVDFTPMVDLAFLLISFFMLTTTLNKPVAMELNMPKKDDQVKTDVKESMVLNVILDKDDKIWYYEGQVVFDMKTTNYSAEGVRDIIYKKQKSVGKEHGDPEKMIVIIKMTDGATYKNMVDILDEMDITSTKIYAIQDIAELEKEAIANGGRLDVVPE from the coding sequence ATGTCAGATATTCAAACCCCGGAGAAAGGGAGTCATAGTAAACACGGTAAGGGTAAGGTCAGGTCGAAGAAAATGTCGACCCGTGTGGATTTTACCCCAATGGTGGATCTTGCCTTCCTCCTTATATCTTTCTTCATGTTAACCACTACCCTAAATAAACCGGTGGCAATGGAGTTAAACATGCCAAAGAAAGATGATCAGGTAAAAACAGACGTTAAGGAATCTATGGTTTTAAATGTAATATTGGATAAGGATGATAAGATCTGGTATTACGAAGGACAAGTGGTTTTTGATATGAAAACCACCAATTATTCAGCAGAAGGAGTTCGCGATATTATTTATAAAAAACAAAAATCTGTAGGTAAAGAACACGGTGATCCCGAAAAAATGATCGTGATCATAAAAATGACAGATGGCGCCACTTATAAGAACATGGTGGATATTCTGGACGAGATGGATATTACCAGTACAAAAATTTATGCTATTCAGGATATTGCTGAACTTGAAAAAGAAGCAATTGCCAATGGCGGTAGATTAGATGTTGTTCCGGAATAA